GCGCTAGGTGAACTTTTCAAGAATAATTCAGTAAAAAGAGAGGATATTTTCTTGACATCAAAGTATCATTGTACAACAAATTcagtaaataagtaaataagcTGGAGAATCATGTCAGGGTGTCTCTTAAGAATCTTGGGGTGTCATATTTGGATCTTTACTTGATGCATAGGCCTGAAAGTTCTGCACTTGGTGATGCGACTGACCCGCCTGCGAATTCGGGTAGCTAATACAGGCAGATTTGGAGTAAGTTGAATTCAACATGGAAGTCTATGGAAAGGTTGGTTGAATTGGGCCTTGTTCGGGTTGAGTAATTTCGATAGACCACATATCAGAGAAGTGCTTAAGTTCGCTAAGATTGTGCCTGCAGTTAATCAGGTTGGTGTTTTGTTCTTGTTGTGAACCATAATATGTGAAACCGGTTCCTAACTGGTTCTCTTTTTGTTCTTGTTGTGAACCATAAATTAGGGCTTAATACTAAATTTTGTGGTTTTTAGAAGGGAAAGAAATACAAAAGACGGTTTTACCCCTGGCTCAAACAGTCAAACAGACGAAAGACAGACAGAAGGACTCAGACTGTTATGAATTTATAAGTTCAGGGgttcaaaaaaccaaaaaatgaatttaggggtTCAGGTTGATGTTTCGcacataccacagggacgcaaattgcatttttctctttCTAAAAACTAAATCAAGATTTAAATAAATACATAAGGTGACCTTTTAGAAAAAAGAAAAGTGAAACCTTGGATGATTTgaaaaaaattagtgagaataAAGGAACCTCTAAAAAATTTTCTAGATTCACCACTGAATAGGTTATATTTTGGCGGAAGTCCTCATACATGGCCCAAAATTAAGAAAAACTAAACCTATTATCCGGTGATTTTTCTCCCGAATAATAAGATTGCAAAGGAATGAATAGTAAGAAAATATAGTCCTCTTTGGAGAAACTGATAATCATCCACATGCAACTTACATCCATTTTACATaaccttttgaaaaaaaaaaaaattattatagtTCAGAAATATCAATGGAAATATCCTGGGGTTTAGTGTTTACATAGTAAAGAACTTGTTTGTGTGGCTTAAAGAGGTGCCTAGAACCATATGTTGAGCGAATTACATCGGCTAACACGTGATATCGCAACATAACGTATAGGAGGACAGGCACAAAGGCAACCACACTTATTAAGATAGGTatccatttcatttctttatGGTATAGCATGAAGAAGTTTTAGCTGATGCTAAAAGTGATTACCATGGTTGCTATAGAAAGGAAAAGAGTTAGTAGACTTAACATAAGCTTTCTGGGTAATGATTCCACAAAATTACGTACGGCGAAATGAGATGTGAGAATGGATAAGAACGTGAGTATTGAAGCTGATGATAAGAATAAGGACATGGCATCTGCCACTACAAAGACAACAAAGATTGGTTTTTGATCAAAGATAGGAATACCATTGTTTTGATCATATCCACCTGGAACTGGAAAAGCCGCGGCAAATACTATCGTGGCAATAAGCGCCGCAACAACCATACACTCAGGGCCGGCCTAAGCTCAAGTATTTTGAGACTTGGGCTTTGGGTCTCTATTTTTTAAAAATCCAGGGTTCTTGGGTGTTTGTGGCTGCAAGAATAATTGTTTCAGAAGAGAGAGTACGCTCAATAGATTTGGAATTCCAAAACATGGAAGAAACAATTAGTTTCTAATTGAAATCGCtagttttttttctttattaaaaTTGCTTTGCTAGTGTCTAATTGAAATTAGTTTGCTAGTTTATAATGTTAAATAGAAATTATAAGTACGAATCCGGTCCCAAGGCCGGGTAAATGAAGACGGTTTGTAAactttttttagttttaaatcGAAGAAACAATGAGTCACAAGGGCCTCGGATTTTTACTACGCTTCGGGTTTCGACATCCATTTTTGCCCATTTCAGCCGCGTCTCACTAATTATTTTCTGGGTTTCGACATCCGTTTTTGCCCATTTCGGCAGCTAAAAAACAAGAAGCCAAATTGATGAAACGAGTAAAATGAAGTTGGAGAAATTGAGTAACTCATCAAAAAACGAATTAAGGCTATTTTTACATTATCGTTTAGCCAAATAACTTTTAAGTTCTAGAGCATATTAAGACATAGCATACTGCCAGAGTGCCAGGCGCCAACTAATCGTAATTGCATGGGGATTCGTATTCTAATATAAGGGAATCATCATTTGCACGGCCTACAAGAGAGCAAATTCTGATGCTATACAGTCCAGATATAGTTAACTATTTTACATGTAATCTAAAGGTatactcatcatcttcttaaCCAGACCAATTCTTCAAGATTTAAGTTAGATCAGATTGCAGATCATGGCTTATTCAAGACGGGATTCCTAGTTCAAACAGATGATCATGGGTCAAAGTTAGAGCTTCCATGATTCCACATTACCGCAGACCAGTTCTTCTAGATTTATGTTAGATCAAGATTGGACTCTTTTGGGTTCAAATAGATGATAATGGTCAAAGTTGCCATTCTAGAAAAAATATTACAGACCACTTCAAGACTTTACTTAGATCAGCTTGCAGATCATGGTTTATCTGAGATGGGACTCTTTCGAGTACAGATGAATGATCACAGATCAAAGTAGTGCCTTTATGATTCAAGATCACAGACCATTTCTTCGAGATTTAAGTCACTTGCAGATCATGGTTTAGTTATGGCGGCGCTCTTTTGAGTTCAAACAGATGATCATGGGTCAAAAAATAACAAATCTTCAAGATTTTAACTTGGATCAAGCAGCACATCACGGTTTATTTAAGGGCAAACCCAGTGCCCTGCATAGGATCCGAGGAAGTGTTATGCCCGATGTATGCATCCGTCTCATATATTTTTGAGAGAGACCGCTTGATCCGAGAAATGGGACTTTTTTGAGTTCAAAAAGATGATCATGGGTCAAAACTAGAGCTTTAATGATTCAACATTACAGTCAAGAACAAGTAAAAGCATCCAGCAAAAAACTTATTATCAAATCAAACAACCACTAAAACCGAATTCAAATCCCTACATAACCAAACTCATCTTATACAACCACCACAAACAAACCTTTCAACTCACACACCAACCCCACACGCCTTCCCTCCACCACTCAACAACCCACCCGTCCCATTCGCCTCAACCCTAACCCCTAAACCCGGACAATAAACCCTCAAAACCCTCCGCCTCGTCCACCACCCACTCGCCTTAAACCCAACCCTACCCACCATCCTCAAATTAAACTCCACCATCCCCCTCCCCCTATCCCTATCAATCCCCTTCCAACCATCAAAATAATCCGAAACTGCAACGAGAGTCGCTCTAACACTCGTCTCATTCTTCTTCCCCTGCACCAACGGGGACAAGTTAGTCACCGCAATCGAGCTTGACTTGTAGAACACGGCAGCTTGGATATCGAAATAGTGGAGAGTGATTTTGGTGTTAGGGTTACGGACGGTTAATCCGGCGGTCCAGGTGCCGGAGATCATGGAGTTAGAAGATACGGTGAAGTtagttagggttagggtttggacTCGGAATTGTGGGAGTTGTGGACGGAGAACGAGCCATATGATGAAGAAGATTGTGccgatgatgatgattgttccgATGAAGACGGTGAAGATGCGGCGGAGGAAGGTGGCGCGTTGGTGGTTGGGGTAGGGTGGGGGTCCGGCGACGTTGAAGTAGTGATTTGGTTGATAAGGGTGGGGGTGACCGTTGGGTGCAGGATAAGGGTGGGCGTAACCGTTGGGAGGAGGGGGCGCAGGATAGCCGGTGACGGGCGGGGTGTGATCTGTCATTGGGTTTAGGGTTTGAGGGGATCATCGGTTGTGTGGAATTTGTAGGGACGGTGAAGTTGTGGTTGTGGAAGAAGGGGGTGTGGCCAGGTGTGGAGATGCCGGGACCGCGTTGTCTGCTTCAAGacgagtgttttttttttttcttctgtaTACTGCCAAAATGGGTCAAAATTGGAATATTTAAGAAGAAGTTGGACTAAAATGTCGTAACCTGAGAATAACATGTAATTGTGTAAATATATTGTTATGTGGACTCACTTGAGCAATCTAAATCGTATGACAAAATTAAAAGGATGTTCAAAATTATAAACATATGAAATAAAATGTTTGCTAAGTTCAATTTAAATTACATGACTAAATAAATCAAGAACTAGTATACCTGCTTTGTTGACATGTAACCAAAATTGATCAATAGTGGCATTTTTTGAGGTTTTGAATTATAAATCTTTGACTACTAAATGAAATATTGAAGTCCTTTTATAATTTCATCAGGTGTATCTCGCCAACCTATTTTGGACTTGTCAAACAGTTTGACGTGTTAGATAAACTAGTTACACAAATCATGTCGGGATTAAAGTTAAGCTTTTCGACAAAAGTAATTAAACGGTAGAGATGAGCATTTGGTATCAAATCTCGATCCCGATCCCGAAAATACCATACCAAATTTTTTTGTACCGGAAacggtatccactttttggcattttcggtatcggtattttcgggatcggtaccggtaaaataccgaattttaccttcaaataccgctACCGTACTGACATATTTCGGTATCAGTACCCAGTTTTGGCGAAATTCGGGATCGGGATTTTTGGGATCGGGACGGGATCGAGATTTGCTCATCCTTATTAAACGGTATGTGTTTATGTTTGGTGATACCCAACTGTCAGCCAACAACCCAAATTGTGATGGTTAATAAAAAAGAAAGGTAAAGACACCGAGAATTCTTACTAGAGAACCGTGAAAATCGCATAAACACTTTGACATATTACTTGAAGTATGATACATAAGGGGATTATGTACATGTAAAAGTACTTATGCTTCagcttatattttttttaacagaaaTACCATCAACAGAAGTGATATTCACAAACaaaataatggaaaataaaaTTCAGTTATCCAATAAATGTATCGTTCAATCTGCTTCTTAGTTTCATGCAAGTGTCTGAGTCTGACTGTCATTTAATTGTGTCATGAATGGATTCTAAAAGTTTGATACCTTGGTTTGCACagtgaacagaatctgtaaattGATTTAAAAGGTATTATAAAAACTTATGATGAATTTCATAAAGTCTTGCTGTTAATTTACTGTGTGACCACATGTCATGCGAGGAAGCGTGACGTTTGGTCACAGTTGGGTTCGACCGGTTTTGACGAAGCAACAATTCTTTTCTAGCAATCTCATGAATAATGAAAGTGATCATATCGTCTCAGAAAAAATAGCATACTTCATCCAGGTTTTTCTTCGGTTCAACATCACCTCACACACGCGTAAGTTTAGACTCTTTCTATTAGAGGTGGCAGTTTTGATCAGTTGACTTGGGGTATATTCGGTTTAAGTTTAACTGTAACAGATCAAACTAGTAaaagtttaaaaatatataaaagaagGTAAAAAGGAAACAAGGCCACTCGGTCAAACTAGTTGTAGGCCAGAAAATCTCCTAAGCATTTtctcataaaaaaaaaaaaaaaaaaaaaaaaaaaaaaagagagaaaaaactGTCACTAAAACAGTTTTATTTTggtactaaaaaataaaaaaagtatgGGCTATATGTGTTTCGGGTCAACCCAACCTGACCCATTTCCACCAATGCTCCTCATGCCAGCTTCACAGGTGGTAGTCT
Above is a window of Helianthus annuus cultivar XRQ/B chromosome 14, HanXRQr2.0-SUNRISE, whole genome shotgun sequence DNA encoding:
- the LOC110906637 gene encoding NDR1/HIN1-like protein 1, which translates into the protein MTDHTPPVTGYPAPPPPNGYAHPYPAPNGHPHPYQPNHYFNVAGPPPYPNHQRATFLRRIFTVFIGTIIIIGTIFFIIWLVLRPQLPQFRVQTLTLTNFTVSSNSMISGTWTAGLTVRNPNTKITLHYFDIQAAVFYKSSSIAVTNLSPLVQGKKNETSVRATLVAVSDYFDGWKGIDRDRGRGMVEFNLRMVGRVGFKASGWWTRRRVLRVYCPGLGVRVEANGTGGLLSGGGKACGVGV